tctctctctatctcttcTCCCTTGTCTCCGGCGATCCCGCCATGACTTCCTCAGCccccttcctcctcttcctcgccGGATTCCTCCTCGTGCCGGCTTCTGCCGTCTTCCCGGCTGCCTCCACCTTCATTGCCAACCCCTGGCTCCCCTTCAAAAACCTCTCCGGCTGCCGTCACGGCCAAGACTGGCCCGGCCTCGCCGCCCTCAAGGACTATCTCCGGCACTTCGGCTACCTCCCCCGGTCCAACTTCACCGATGCCTTCGACGACGAGCTCCAGGTCGCGATCCGCAATTACCAGCGCAACTTCGGCCTCAGCGCCACCGGGGAGCTGGACGCCGCCACCGTTTCCCAGATCATCACCCCTCGCTGCGGCGTCGGCGACTTCATCAACGGTTCGTCCACCATCAACGGATCCGCCCACGGCCGCCACCTCTACTCCTACTTCCCTGGCTTCCCCCAGTGGCCCTTCTGGCGGCGTGATCTCAGGTACGCCATCACCGCCGCCTCCGACGTCTCCATCGACCGCTCCGTGCTGAGCGAGGTCCTGGCCCGGGCCTTCGCGCGGTGGGCCTCCGTCACCACGCTGACGTTCTCGGAGACGGATTCGGAGGCGGCGGCAGACATCAAGGTCGGGTTCTACCTGGGCTCGCACGGCGACGGGGAGCCGTTCGACGGGCGGCTGGGGACGCTGGCGCACGCGTTCTCGCCGACGGACGGGCGGCTGCACTTCGACGCGGCGGAGGCGTGGGTGGCGCGGGGGGACGTGGCGAAGGCGAGGTCGGACGCGGCGGTGGACTTGGAGTCGGTAGCGGTGCACGAGATCGGGCACCTGCTGGGGCTGGGCCACTCGACGGCGGCGGAGGCGATCATGTACCCGTCGCTGAGGACGCGAACGAGGAAGGTAGAGTTAGCGAGCGACGACGTGGAGGCGATTCAGAATCTGTACGGGAGCAACCCCAACTACCAGGGCGGCGCGGGGAGCACGCCGGAGAGCATCCCGGAGAGGAATGGGCCGGACGGAGGGCGGCGACGGTGGTTGCCAATTTTGCCTATACTGGCCGTTGGATTGTGGTGGGAATAAGTAGAATTCATGgttattaaatatttttcttttcgtttttttctttattttattttagattgacacatttacattttatttttatttgtttagatACAATGAGTCAGCTGTAATCTTTTGTATAGTTATACAATATTATACATGTTGTTAGAAAAATCatgaaatggatataattttaGATCTGGATTTCCCTCATTGCTAACACTTATTAATGCTGATGAATTCACAGATAATCCGTCCGGAGAGACACTCCTCTTCTTCCCCGTGTGGTTCAATTATCTGTTAAATATATATGAATTGAGAataggagaagagagaagaaattttattataagcAGAACTTAGTCTCATGTTAGGAGTTTCAATGTATATTAGTTAGTTTATATtaacggtaaattagagaaaaatttttaatcataattttaactttACATGCAGTCCCTATGTCTAAAAAACTTTATTTTCACTCTCTGTATGTaaagtttcatttgtttcaacTCTATCATACAAATATCATTACCTAATTACCCTTCAGATTTTGTAAGTACAAAAGTCCAacaatgagtataattcctcttaaattcagtactttaaactagaatccagtatatttttatcaaaattcagcactttaaataAGAATCCTTTCTATCAAAATTGACTCCTCatatttttttaagtataaaaaatctaaaaataagtataatttctcttaaattcgaTACTTTAAACTAGATTCCAATATaatttctatcaaattgaacatgacttttttcctacttaatataatttaTTCTAAATTCAGCacaatt
The genomic region above belongs to Zingiber officinale cultivar Zhangliang chromosome 11A, Zo_v1.1, whole genome shotgun sequence and contains:
- the LOC122032419 gene encoding metalloendoproteinase 2-MMP-like, with the translated sequence MTSSAPFLLFLAGFLLVPASAVFPAASTFIANPWLPFKNLSGCRHGQDWPGLAALKDYLRHFGYLPRSNFTDAFDDELQVAIRNYQRNFGLSATGELDAATVSQIITPRCGVGDFINGSSTINGSAHGRHLYSYFPGFPQWPFWRRDLRYAITAASDVSIDRSVLSEVLARAFARWASVTTLTFSETDSEAAADIKVGFYLGSHGDGEPFDGRLGTLAHAFSPTDGRLHFDAAEAWVARGDVAKARSDAAVDLESVAVHEIGHLLGLGHSTAAEAIMYPSLRTRTRKVELASDDVEAIQNLYGSNPNYQGGAGSTPESIPERNGPDGGRRRWLPILPILAVGLWWE